The Flavobacteriaceae bacterium 3519-10 genome includes a window with the following:
- a CDS encoding Beta-lactamase: MDMKKITLFFLFISALNFSQNSVLKKQIQQIIKDKNATVAVSVHDFENNKTIHINGNKKLPMLSVFKFHIALAVLNEVDEGKLSLDQNIFIKKSDLAENTWSPIRDRFPDGNIEIPLSLLLKYTVAESDNNGCDIVLRLIGGTGTVQKFIDSKDVKDFTIKADEAQMHRGDEFLYWNVTSTNSANKLLKDFFDKKTVSKPSTDFLMNTMLETTTGQNKLVAQLPRGLPVAHKTGSSGKNSEDLTIAENDIGIVTLPNGKHYAISVFVSDSMESEATNTKMIADISKIVFDYFSAN, from the coding sequence TTGGATATGAAAAAAATTACTTTATTTTTCCTCTTTATTTCTGCATTAAATTTTTCGCAAAATTCAGTACTGAAGAAACAAATCCAGCAAATCATCAAGGACAAAAATGCCACCGTCGCTGTTTCTGTGCATGATTTTGAAAATAATAAAACCATCCACATCAACGGAAACAAAAAACTTCCGATGCTCAGCGTCTTTAAATTCCACATTGCGCTGGCGGTTTTAAATGAGGTTGATGAGGGAAAATTAAGTTTAGACCAAAACATTTTCATTAAGAAATCTGACCTTGCGGAAAATACATGGAGCCCCATCCGCGATAGGTTTCCAGATGGTAATATTGAAATACCCTTAAGCTTGCTGCTGAAATACACCGTCGCAGAAAGCGATAACAACGGCTGCGATATCGTGTTGAGACTCATTGGCGGCACCGGAACTGTGCAGAAATTTATCGACAGTAAAGACGTGAAAGATTTCACTATTAAAGCCGATGAAGCGCAAATGCACCGTGGCGACGAATTTCTGTACTGGAACGTAACTTCCACAAATTCTGCAAACAAATTGCTCAAAGATTTCTTCGATAAAAAAACAGTTTCAAAACCTTCCACCGATTTCCTGATGAACACAATGCTTGAAACCACCACGGGACAGAACAAACTCGTCGCTCAGTTGCCGCGCGGTCTGCCTGTTGCCCATAAAACGGGTTCTTCCGGAAAAAACAGTGAGGACTTAACTATTGCTGAAAACGACATCGGGATTGTTACGTTGCCGAACGGAAAGCATTATGCGATCAGCGTTTTCGTTTCAGATTCAATGGAAAGCGAGGCCACAAATACCAAAATGATCGCCGACATTTCTAAAATAGTTTTTGATTATTTTAGCGCAAATTAA
- a CDS encoding Oxidoreductase, Gfo/Idh/MocA family, whose product MLRAGLVGAGHLGKIHLKLLNQSEKYELVGFHDADKENGKKLETEFGYTYFESFEALLAEIDMLDIVTPTLYHYDYAMQAIAHRKHFFIEKPVTQTLQQAEEIMFKCREFGIKSQVGHVERYNPAFIGSRNFIQNPMFIEIHRLAEFNPRGTDVSVVLDLMIHDLDILLSIVKSKVKAIHASGVAVVSKSPDICNARIEFENGCVANLTTSRISMKSMRKSRFFQKDAYISVDFLEKKAEVIRMKDAPENPTDFDMIIENAEGERNQIIFEYPNIQPNNAILDELESFASAISEDKNVEVSLEDGTEALKVALEIVRLIS is encoded by the coding sequence ATGCTGAGAGCAGGGTTAGTGGGTGCCGGACATTTGGGCAAAATACATTTAAAATTACTGAACCAATCCGAAAAATACGAGCTCGTCGGCTTTCACGATGCCGATAAAGAAAACGGAAAAAAACTTGAAACCGAATTCGGCTATACTTATTTTGAGAGTTTCGAAGCGCTGCTGGCTGAAATAGATATGCTGGATATTGTGACGCCCACGCTTTATCATTACGATTATGCGATGCAGGCGATTGCACACCGCAAACATTTCTTCATCGAAAAACCTGTTACGCAAACACTTCAGCAGGCTGAGGAAATTATGTTTAAATGCCGTGAATTCGGCATTAAATCACAGGTTGGCCATGTTGAAAGATATAATCCGGCGTTCATCGGCTCACGAAATTTCATCCAGAACCCGATGTTTATCGAAATCCACCGTCTGGCAGAATTTAATCCGCGCGGAACCGACGTGTCTGTGGTACTGGATCTGATGATACATGACCTCGACATCCTACTTTCCATTGTAAAATCTAAAGTAAAAGCCATCCATGCATCAGGAGTTGCGGTTGTATCAAAATCTCCCGACATCTGCAATGCACGGATCGAGTTTGAAAACGGTTGTGTGGCGAACCTTACGACGTCGCGAATTTCAATGAAATCGATGCGGAAATCGAGGTTTTTCCAGAAAGACGCTTATATTTCGGTCGATTTTCTCGAAAAGAAAGCCGAAGTAATACGAATGAAAGACGCACCTGAAAATCCGACTGATTTTGATATGATCATTGAAAACGCCGAAGGCGAACGGAACCAGATTATTTTCGAATATCCCAACATCCAACCCAACAATGCAATCCTCGACGAACTCGAAAGTTTTGCCAGCGCGATCTCTGAAGATAAGAATGTGGAAGTGAGCCTCGAAGACGGTACAGAAGCGCTGAAAGTGGCTTTGGAAATTGTGAGATTGATCAGTTAG
- a CDS encoding protein-L-isoaspartate(D-aspartate) O-methyltransferase: MQDSFLHKGKRKFLVEYLRDKVGISDEKVLKAINEVPRHLFLESIFEDYAYEDRAFPILAKQTISHPSTVAEQTELLELTEKEKVLEIGTGSGYQTAVLVAMNTWVYTVERQKELHDFAFRKLGELHLRPKFQSFGDGFAGLPTFAPFDKILVTCGAEKLPTELLHQLKIGGKMVIPLGRTDEQILTRFTKRSEKEFEKEEFGAYKFVPMLNSTSH; this comes from the coding sequence ATGCAGGATTCATTTTTACACAAGGGAAAACGTAAATTTTTGGTTGAGTATCTTCGGGATAAAGTAGGAATATCGGACGAAAAAGTTCTGAAAGCTATCAACGAAGTTCCGCGTCATCTTTTTCTTGAAAGTATTTTTGAAGATTACGCCTATGAAGACCGCGCCTTTCCGATTCTTGCCAAGCAGACGATATCTCACCCATCAACTGTTGCCGAGCAAACCGAACTTCTTGAACTGACTGAAAAGGAAAAAGTGCTTGAGATAGGCACCGGAAGCGGCTATCAAACAGCGGTTTTGGTAGCGATGAATACCTGGGTTTATACGGTTGAGCGCCAAAAAGAGCTTCACGATTTTGCTTTCCGCAAACTAGGTGAACTGCATCTTCGTCCAAAATTCCAGAGTTTCGGTGATGGTTTCGCAGGCTTGCCGACTTTCGCGCCTTTCGATAAAATTCTTGTAACCTGCGGTGCCGAAAAACTACCGACAGAGCTGCTTCACCAACTCAAGATAGGTGGAAAAATGGTGATTCCATTAGGCCGAACCGATGAGCAAATCCTCACTCGTTTCACAAAACGTTCCGAAAAAGAATTCGAAAAAGAGGAGTTTGGCGCCTATAAGTTTGTGCCGATGCTGAACAGTACCAGCCACTAA
- a CDS encoding Putative cytochrome C-type biogenesis protein → MQLFEFYYNFHMKKLQSILISTRTMAVLLLVYAVAMAYATFLENDYGTPTAKALIYEAKWFEAVMVLLILNFIGNISRYRLWKREKWPVLVFHLSFVLIFIGGAITRYISYEGIMHIREGETSNQVITDKNFFKIQIEEKGDILNYEDVPYLMSPLHKNFSASYDYHGKQVKVKAVDFIQRKKDSLVADNSGTEYLHVVSTGQSGRENIYIKSGESKSVNGMLVAFNRAIEGAVEFTNSGGQLLIKTPVEAEYMTMATQATGTTKKDEYQPLVLRSLYTVNDLKLVVPDGLKKGKLIAYEGDRQKDKEVSDQLTVELQGPKTKLLVDLPVEKGNPNAFKQVSLDGMNIIVGFGPKVYTTPFSLKLDDFVMETYPGSSSPSAYESHVQVIDNGKQTPYKIYMNNVLNHGGYRFFQASFDPDRQGTVLSVNHDFWGTLITYIGYFFLFGGMFVIFFWKGTHFWKLNKMLKDVNKKRTATVLLLLLSLTFNAQKIETHGTNDGSGKEMHSADDGHGHGAADLLTEEPAPKKTQNSLALKTPKSISPDVIISRNTINAEHAEKFGYLLVQNTEGRIVPINTQALDVLRKLYKSDKFKGTEGKFLTANQWFLSINTDTASWTMVPMIKIGSGGEALKKKARANAEGYTSLMNLFPADAQGNLHYVLEEDFQAAFAKKPADQSKYDLAVIDLNDRVQAFNEFFSGQFMRIVPVQNDPNNTWHSWLDQSFEPDMEAQKVMGPYFSEVLAAQKSGNWSKADAELAKLSEYQQTWGKNVVPSKSKVDLEVLMNKVNINFQLLIFYTLIGGLLLVLGFIELFKPNKILNKIVKGLILVGLIGYIFQFLGLVARWYISGHAPWSNGYEAIIFISWVGITAGLLLYRNSNALIPAAGFMVAVIMMGFAHGGSALDPQITPLVPVLKSYWLIIHVAIIVSSYGFFGLSMVIAIIVLMFYILSNKQAYKIHNDTTVKELTIVSEMSLTIGLYALVVGTFLGGIWANESWGRYWSWDPKETWAFISVMVYAFVLHMRLVPGLRGRWPYHVATLFAICTIVMTYFGVNYYLSGLHSYAAGDPVPVPAWVYIGLAFMFILSTLSYFRLKSLQK, encoded by the coding sequence TTGCAGCTATTTGAATTTTACTACAACTTCCACATGAAAAAACTTCAAAGTATCCTTATTTCTACACGCACGATGGCGGTTTTGCTGCTCGTCTATGCTGTCGCGATGGCCTACGCTACCTTTCTAGAGAACGATTACGGTACGCCAACGGCAAAAGCTTTAATCTATGAAGCGAAATGGTTCGAAGCAGTTATGGTGCTGCTCATCCTCAATTTTATCGGCAATATTTCAAGATACCGACTTTGGAAAAGAGAAAAATGGCCCGTTCTGGTCTTTCACCTTTCGTTTGTGCTGATCTTTATTGGTGGGGCCATCACGCGCTACATCAGCTACGAGGGCATTATGCATATTCGTGAAGGCGAAACATCCAATCAGGTAATTACCGATAAAAATTTCTTTAAAATACAGATTGAAGAAAAAGGCGACATCCTAAATTACGAAGACGTTCCGTATCTGATGTCACCATTGCATAAAAATTTTAGCGCGAGTTACGATTATCACGGAAAGCAGGTAAAAGTGAAAGCCGTAGATTTCATTCAGAGAAAGAAAGACAGTTTAGTTGCTGATAATTCGGGCACTGAATATCTTCACGTAGTTTCTACAGGGCAGTCAGGTCGCGAGAATATTTACATTAAATCAGGCGAATCCAAGTCGGTTAACGGCATGCTGGTCGCGTTCAACCGTGCTATTGAAGGAGCTGTGGAATTTACAAATTCTGGCGGGCAGCTTTTAATTAAAACCCCTGTTGAAGCCGAGTACATGACAATGGCAACTCAGGCCACCGGAACCACTAAAAAAGACGAATATCAGCCGCTTGTGCTCCGTAGTCTTTATACCGTGAACGATTTAAAACTGGTCGTTCCAGACGGCTTGAAAAAAGGAAAACTGATTGCCTATGAGGGCGACCGCCAGAAAGATAAGGAAGTTTCAGATCAACTTACGGTGGAATTGCAGGGGCCAAAAACAAAACTTCTTGTTGATTTACCGGTTGAGAAAGGAAATCCGAATGCGTTTAAACAGGTGTCACTCGATGGGATGAATATAATTGTAGGATTCGGACCAAAAGTATATACTACGCCATTCTCCTTAAAATTAGATGATTTCGTAATGGAAACTTACCCCGGAAGCTCCTCGCCAAGTGCGTATGAAAGCCATGTGCAGGTAATTGATAACGGTAAACAGACCCCTTATAAAATTTATATGAACAATGTACTGAATCACGGTGGTTACCGGTTTTTCCAGGCAAGTTTCGATCCGGACAGACAGGGTACTGTACTTTCTGTGAACCATGATTTTTGGGGAACACTCATTACTTACATCGGATATTTCTTCCTGTTCGGAGGCATGTTTGTGATCTTCTTCTGGAAGGGCACGCATTTCTGGAAGCTAAACAAAATGCTTAAAGACGTTAACAAAAAGAGAACAGCTACGGTTTTATTGCTGTTGTTGAGTTTAACTTTCAATGCACAGAAAATTGAAACGCATGGCACAAATGACGGTTCCGGCAAAGAGATGCATTCCGCTGATGACGGCCATGGCCACGGCGCTGCAGATTTGCTTACCGAAGAACCTGCACCGAAGAAAACCCAAAATTCACTTGCATTAAAAACGCCGAAATCAATCAGCCCGGATGTAATTATCTCACGCAATACCATCAATGCAGAACATGCTGAAAAATTTGGTTATCTGCTTGTTCAGAATACAGAAGGCCGAATTGTTCCGATCAACACACAGGCTCTGGATGTTCTCAGAAAGCTGTATAAAAGCGACAAATTCAAAGGGACTGAAGGTAAATTTCTTACCGCAAACCAATGGTTTCTGTCGATTAACACCGATACCGCGAGCTGGACGATGGTTCCAATGATCAAGATCGGTTCGGGTGGTGAAGCATTAAAAAAGAAAGCCAGAGCAAATGCTGAAGGTTACACTTCTTTGATGAACCTGTTTCCTGCAGACGCACAGGGAAATCTTCATTATGTTCTCGAAGAAGATTTTCAGGCCGCTTTCGCGAAAAAACCTGCGGATCAGTCCAAATATGATTTAGCAGTGATTGATTTGAATGACCGTGTTCAGGCATTCAACGAATTCTTCAGCGGCCAGTTTATGCGTATCGTGCCGGTGCAGAATGATCCCAATAATACATGGCACTCGTGGCTTGACCAAAGTTTCGAACCTGATATGGAGGCACAAAAGGTGATGGGCCCTTACTTCTCCGAAGTGCTGGCGGCACAGAAATCAGGAAACTGGAGCAAGGCCGATGCTGAGCTGGCAAAACTTTCTGAATATCAGCAAACCTGGGGCAAGAACGTAGTTCCTTCCAAATCGAAAGTGGACCTTGAGGTTTTGATGAACAAAGTGAACATCAACTTTCAGTTATTGATTTTCTACACGCTGATCGGCGGCTTACTTCTGGTTCTTGGTTTTATTGAGTTATTCAAGCCTAACAAAATCTTAAATAAAATAGTAAAAGGACTCATCCTTGTAGGGCTTATCGGCTATATATTCCAGTTCCTGGGATTGGTTGCGCGCTGGTATATTTCCGGGCACGCACCTTGGAGCAACGGCTACGAAGCGATTATCTTCATTTCGTGGGTAGGTATTACCGCAGGGCTTCTTCTTTACCGAAACTCCAACGCGCTGATTCCTGCCGCAGGATTTATGGTTGCGGTGATCATGATGGGCTTCGCACACGGCGGTTCAGCACTTGATCCGCAAATTACGCCGCTTGTTCCTGTACTTAAATCGTACTGGCTTATTATCCACGTGGCGATCATTGTATCCAGTTATGGTTTCTTCGGGCTTTCGATGGTTATCGCCATAATCGTCCTGATGTTTTATATTCTCAGTAACAAGCAAGCGTATAAAATACACAATGACACCACTGTAAAAGAACTTACCATTGTATCGGAAATGTCGCTTACCATTGGTCTTTATGCCCTTGTGGTCGGTACATTTTTAGGCGGAATATGGGCGAACGAGTCGTGGGGAAGATACTGGAGCTGGGATCCTAAAGAAACCTGGGCGTTTATTTCGGTGATGGTTTATGCATTCGTACTGCATATGCGTCTTGTACCCGGGCTTCGCGGCAGATGGCCGTATCATGTTGCGACACTGTTCGCAATCTGCACGATTGTGATGACGTATTTCGGTGTGAATTATTACCTGAGCGGGCTGCACTCGTACGCCGCGGGCGATCCGGTACCGGTACCAGCCTGGGTTTACATTGGTCTTGCCTTCATGTTTATACTATCAACGCTGTCTTATTTCCGATTGAAATCTCTGCAGAAATAA
- a CDS encoding Ribonuclease Z, with the protein MSTYLTILGFNSAIPTVNSAPTAQFLEMEERCFLIDCGEGTQVQLRKAKARFSKISHIFISHLHGDHCFGLPGLIASFRLLGRETPLHIYGPKGIKEMLETIFRITETHKGFELVYHELESKQSEKIFEDKRVEVFTIPLKHRVYCNGYLFREKPKERHLNMQEISKYPEIETCDYQNIKLGKDFVLNDGYTLKNATLTTDPSKSVSYAFCSDTRYIESIVPIIENVDVLYHESTFLHDLKEMADYTGHTTALEAARIARKANVGKLILGHFSNRYHDLTVFTDEAREVFPNSFLPKALEPVKIG; encoded by the coding sequence TTGAGCACCTATCTAACCATACTTGGATTTAATTCCGCGATACCGACGGTAAATTCCGCGCCTACCGCGCAGTTTCTCGAAATGGAAGAACGCTGCTTCCTGATTGATTGCGGCGAAGGAACGCAGGTGCAGTTGCGGAAAGCGAAAGCGCGTTTTTCGAAGATCAGCCACATCTTTATTTCGCATCTTCACGGCGACCACTGTTTCGGTTTGCCCGGACTTATTGCGTCGTTCAGGTTATTGGGACGCGAAACTCCGCTTCATATTTATGGTCCGAAAGGCATCAAAGAAATGCTCGAAACTATTTTTAGGATTACCGAAACCCACAAAGGTTTCGAATTGGTTTACCATGAACTTGAAAGCAAACAGTCTGAGAAAATTTTTGAAGATAAAAGGGTGGAAGTATTCACAATTCCGTTAAAACACAGGGTTTACTGCAATGGTTATCTGTTTCGGGAGAAGCCAAAAGAGCGGCATCTTAATATGCAGGAAATATCGAAATATCCTGAAATTGAAACCTGCGATTACCAGAATATCAAACTGGGTAAAGATTTTGTGCTGAACGACGGCTATACTTTAAAGAACGCGACTTTAACTACAGATCCCTCAAAATCGGTTTCATACGCATTCTGCAGCGACACGCGTTATATCGAATCGATTGTGCCGATCATCGAAAATGTAGATGTACTGTACCACGAATCTACTTTTCTTCACGACTTAAAGGAAATGGCCGATTATACCGGGCATACGACGGCTCTCGAAGCCGCCAGAATCGCGCGTAAAGCCAATGTGGGGAAACTGATCCTAGGTCATTTTTCGAACCGTTACCATGATCTTACCGTGTTCACGGACGAAGCCCGCGAGGTTTTCCCGAATTCGTTTTTACCTAAAGCGCTTGAGCCGGTAAAAATCGGTTAA
- a CDS encoding Dimethyladenosine transferase, translated as MSVKAKKHLGQHFLIDENIAKKIVDSLSYSQYTQVLEVGPGMGVLTKYLLEKETEVFVAEIDRDSVAYLKNHFPKLEARHFSDDFLKIDIAESFGDQVAVIGNFPYNISSQILFKIIDFYDRVPEMVGMFQKEVAERTAAVPRTKDYGILSVLVQALYDVTYLFTVHENVFNPPPKVKSGVIRLTRNPKEGLAGNEVLFKKIVKAGFGQRRKKLSNSLKVLEIPEAMQNHPFLEKRAEELSVQDFISFTIEWKNA; from the coding sequence ATGAGCGTAAAAGCTAAAAAACATCTTGGCCAACACTTCCTTATTGACGAGAATATTGCCAAAAAAATCGTCGACAGTTTAAGTTACAGTCAATATACACAGGTACTTGAAGTCGGTCCCGGAATGGGCGTGCTTACCAAATATCTTTTAGAGAAAGAAACTGAAGTTTTTGTTGCTGAAATCGACCGCGATTCGGTTGCCTATTTAAAGAACCATTTCCCCAAACTTGAAGCCCGGCATTTTTCGGACGACTTTCTGAAGATCGATATTGCAGAATCTTTCGGAGATCAGGTAGCGGTAATCGGTAATTTCCCTTATAACATCTCGTCGCAGATTTTATTTAAAATCATTGATTTTTACGACCGTGTTCCCGAAATGGTCGGCATGTTCCAGAAAGAAGTTGCCGAGCGCACCGCCGCGGTTCCGCGCACCAAAGATTATGGAATCCTCTCTGTCCTTGTGCAGGCGCTGTACGATGTTACTTATCTTTTCACTGTTCACGAAAATGTATTTAATCCGCCGCCGAAGGTAAAATCGGGTGTGATCAGGCTGACCAGAAACCCAAAAGAAGGTCTTGCAGGCAATGAAGTGCTGTTTAAGAAAATTGTGAAAGCTGGTTTCGGACAAAGACGGAAAAAATTGTCGAACTCACTTAAAGTTCTTGAAATTCCGGAAGCGATGCAAAATCACCCGTTTCTCGAAAAACGTGCGGAAGAGCTTTCAGTTCAGGATTTTATCAGTTTCACAATTGAATGGAAAAACGCTTAG
- a CDS encoding Cell division protein ftsX: protein MAKTAEDFNKRRLRSSNITVVVSIALVLFLLGLMGLILINAQKYSDYIKEQLVVNAYFDENFDAKDSAKTVKMEAETFKKIQALGPVKRATYISREMAAVEAKKSMGIESSALFEENIFPSSVEVALKPEFVDPAKIDEAIKQIKSTPGIVDVKNNSTLMVEVYNNLNNILKWILGFSVLFLILAVVLINNSIRLKIFSKRFIIKTMQLVGAKRRFILKPFIKEAVILGVIGALLGLAVLFGAWYYFITQIGTPFVQDNNQLLILVISIFLLGVFITVFSTIFATWRFLRSNVDDLYYS from the coding sequence ATGGCAAAGACAGCGGAAGATTTTAACAAGAGACGGCTTCGGTCCAGCAACATAACGGTCGTGGTAAGTATCGCACTCGTCTTGTTTCTGCTTGGGTTGATGGGGCTAATACTGATCAATGCTCAGAAATACTCAGATTATATCAAAGAGCAGTTGGTGGTGAATGCATATTTTGACGAAAATTTCGATGCTAAGGATTCAGCCAAAACGGTGAAAATGGAGGCTGAAACATTTAAGAAAATTCAGGCGCTCGGACCGGTAAAACGTGCGACTTACATCTCGCGCGAGATGGCCGCCGTCGAAGCTAAAAAAAGCATGGGTATCGAAAGCAGCGCGCTTTTCGAAGAAAACATCTTCCCATCTTCGGTTGAAGTTGCCCTAAAACCCGAGTTTGTTGATCCCGCCAAAATCGATGAAGCCATTAAGCAGATTAAATCGACGCCCGGAATCGTGGACGTAAAAAACAACAGCACGCTGATGGTGGAGGTTTACAATAACCTCAATAATATCCTCAAATGGATCCTTGGTTTTTCAGTATTATTTCTGATTCTCGCTGTGGTACTCATCAATAATTCAATACGTCTTAAAATATTCTCCAAACGCTTTATTATCAAAACGATGCAGCTAGTGGGTGCAAAACGGAGGTTCATCCTCAAACCGTTTATTAAAGAAGCAGTTATCCTGGGTGTAATAGGTGCATTGCTCGGATTGGCGGTGCTTTTCGGAGCCTGGTATTATTTCATTACCCAAATCGGGACCCCGTTTGTACAGGATAACAATCAACTTCTTATTCTGGTAATCTCAATCTTTTTACTTGGCGTTTTTATCACTGTTTTCAGTACTATTTTCGCGACCTGGCGTTTCCTTCGCTCGAACGTAGACGATTTATATTATTCTTAA
- a CDS encoding Undecaprenyl-diphosphatase, protein MDLFKAILIAIIEGLTEFLPVSSTAHMIFTSSLFGIQEDEFVKMFQVSIQFGAILAVVFLYWKKFFDFKNLSFYLKLAVAVIPALVLGKLLDDKIEAVLGDPVPIAIVLILGGVVMLFIDKLFKTQVIDDEKDVSYKSAIIIGFWQCLAMMPGTSRSAASIIGGMQQKLTRKAAAEFSFFLAVPTMLAVTVYSIFVKDWNYKGIEQKGFEMLLQGDNLMLFLVGNIVAFVVAVLAIKFFIGVLTKYGFKPWGWYRIIVGIVLLIYFTQFA, encoded by the coding sequence ATGGATTTATTTAAGGCAATTCTCATTGCAATCATCGAAGGATTAACAGAATTTCTGCCTGTTTCTTCAACTGCACACATGATTTTCACCAGCTCACTTTTCGGCATTCAGGAAGATGAGTTTGTGAAGATGTTTCAGGTTTCGATTCAGTTTGGGGCAATACTCGCGGTGGTTTTTTTGTACTGGAAAAAGTTTTTCGACTTCAAAAATCTCAGTTTCTATCTTAAACTTGCTGTAGCTGTTATACCGGCGCTGGTTTTAGGTAAACTTCTGGATGATAAGATCGAAGCGGTGCTCGGAGATCCCGTTCCCATTGCGATTGTGCTCATTCTGGGTGGTGTGGTAATGCTTTTTATCGATAAATTATTTAAAACACAGGTAATCGATGACGAGAAGGATGTTTCGTATAAAAGCGCAATTATCATTGGATTTTGGCAGTGTCTCGCGATGATGCCGGGCACGAGCCGCAGTGCAGCCTCCATTATCGGTGGTATGCAGCAGAAACTTACCCGCAAAGCCGCCGCCGAATTCTCATTTTTCCTAGCCGTTCCTACGATGTTGGCGGTGACCGTCTATTCCATTTTTGTGAAGGACTGGAATTATAAAGGCATTGAGCAGAAAGGCTTCGAAATGCTGTTGCAGGGCGATAACCTGATGCTTTTTTTGGTCGGGAATATCGTCGCGTTTGTGGTGGCGGTGCTTGCGATTAAATTCTTCATCGGCGTACTTACGAAATATGGTTTCAAACCTTGGGGCTGGTACCGGATTATCGTGGGGATCGTACTGCTGATTTATTTTACGCAGTTTGCATAG
- a CDS encoding tRNA pseudouridine synthase B — translation MTDQDFLEGQIILLDKPLDWTSFQAVNKLKYKLKREFNLPKKFKIGHAGTLDPRATGLLIVCTGKFTKIIPGIQDAPKEYQTEIKIGVQTESYDTEKPEILPQDFSHITSAQINEVLESFVGEIDQTPPVFSAIKIDGSRAYDLARKGKDVEMKSRKTTVHYISEVEVELPIIRFTVGCSKGTYIRSLAHDIGQDLGVGAYLTNLRRTKIGEYSIDSASGDYLNDDFRFSAED, via the coding sequence ATGACAGATCAGGATTTCTTAGAAGGACAAATAATTTTGCTCGACAAACCTTTGGACTGGACGAGTTTTCAGGCTGTTAATAAACTCAAATATAAACTCAAGCGCGAATTTAACCTTCCAAAAAAGTTCAAGATTGGCCACGCCGGCACGCTGGATCCACGCGCTACAGGTTTGTTGATTGTCTGTACCGGAAAATTCACGAAGATCATTCCGGGTATCCAGGACGCTCCAAAAGAGTATCAAACCGAAATAAAAATCGGTGTGCAGACCGAATCTTACGACACCGAAAAACCCGAAATACTGCCTCAGGATTTTTCTCACATAACTTCAGCGCAGATTAATGAAGTTTTAGAGAGTTTCGTAGGCGAAATTGATCAGACGCCGCCCGTTTTTTCAGCCATTAAGATTGATGGGAGCCGTGCCTACGACCTGGCGCGGAAAGGAAAGGACGTTGAAATGAAATCGAGGAAAACAACCGTACATTACATCAGCGAAGTGGAAGTAGAGCTCCCGATCATACGTTTTACAGTAGGTTGTTCAAAAGGAACGTACATTCGCAGTTTAGCGCACGATATCGGCCAGGATTTGGGCGTAGGTGCGTATCTCACCAATCTCAGACGCACAAAGATCGGGGAGTATTCAATAGACAGCGCGAGTGGAGACTATCTGAACGACGATTTCCGGTTTTCTGCAGAAGATTGA
- a CDS encoding pseudouridine synthase, Rsu codes for MQTRINKYLSEVGFCSRREADRMLEQGRITVNGNIPEMGTKVSGEDEILVDGVSIRKVEEEHVYIALNKPVGIVCTTDTKRERDNIVEFVNHPKRIFPIGRLDKPSEGLILLTSDGDIVNKILRARNNHEKEYIVRVDKPISPQFLHKMRNGVPILGIITNKCEVEQIDTLSFRIILTQGLNRQIRRMCEYLGYEVKKLKRIRIMNIKLDLPIGKWRDLSAQELAELNALLGDSEKTVG; via the coding sequence GTGCAAACCCGCATCAACAAATATCTTTCTGAAGTCGGTTTCTGCTCACGCAGGGAAGCTGACCGTATGCTCGAACAGGGACGCATCACCGTGAACGGAAATATTCCCGAAATGGGAACTAAAGTTTCTGGAGAAGACGAAATTTTAGTGGACGGAGTTTCGATCCGGAAAGTTGAGGAAGAACACGTTTACATCGCCCTCAATAAGCCTGTCGGAATCGTGTGTACCACCGACACCAAGCGCGAACGCGACAATATCGTGGAATTCGTAAATCACCCAAAAAGGATTTTCCCAATCGGACGTCTTGATAAACCCAGTGAAGGGCTGATTCTGCTGACCTCCGACGGCGATATCGTAAACAAGATTCTCCGCGCCAGAAACAATCACGAAAAGGAATATATCGTACGTGTTGATAAACCGATCAGTCCGCAGTTTCTGCACAAAATGCGGAACGGCGTACCCATTCTGGGCATCATCACCAATAAATGTGAAGTAGAACAGATTGATACATTATCCTTCCGGATCATCCTCACACAGGGACTTAACAGGCAGATCCGCCGCATGTGCGAATACCTCGGTTACGAAGTGAAAAAGCTTAAACGCATCCGTATCATGAACATCAAACTCGATCTGCCGATCGGTAAATGGCGTGATTTAAGTGCGCAGGAATTGGCAGAACTTAATGCGCTGCTTGGGGATTCAGAAAAAACGGTGGGCTAA